The Brachyhypopomus gauderio isolate BG-103 chromosome 1, BGAUD_0.2, whole genome shotgun sequence genome includes the window AGACGACTGACAATAGGAACTAAATGGTAAAACCTTTAGAAAACTGTGAAGGATCTGTTGGCAGTGGTTTTGCTGTGGGTGTAAGAAGAACCACTCATGGTACAGGAAGACTAAGAAGGATCAATCGGCATGCTCGCCTTGACTGCCAGTCAGCTCTGGGGCGGTGCGGTCACACTCGTCATCTAACAGGGGTGAGTTCTCAGGCACAGAAGCTTTCTGTTTTAAAGGTATGTCATCTTTTCCTGCATTTTGATCCAAGACTTCCTGGTTATCTTGGCTGGAGTGAAGTCCTGGATAACTAGCGGCAGGCTCATCcagacaaacattctgtgaggaTTCTGCATTTAAGGCAACAAACCAGGGATTGAGAAATGGGTTAGTTTAAGGGATTAAAGGGAATTAAACAATATTCAATGATTAATAGATTAGACTATACTACATGTTTAATTTATATGCAAATACAGCATTATTAAATCAATATAATAGTTACAGACAATATACAGTATAATGCACCATCTATGCACACGGTATACTCAGTCACCTTGCTGTTTCTGGCGGGCCAACCTCCTCTCCAGGGCCAGCTGTTTGTTCAGTTCAATGCGTCGCTGTTGTTCCTCTGTGAGAGATACTGGTGCCAGAGCTGGGGCTGGGGCTGGTGCCGGGGTGGAATGGATAAACGGATCTTCAGGGAAGCCGGCATCTCCAAATGGGTCCGTGTCCTCCTGCAAGCTGCCCTCTGCTTCAACTAAACACAAGATGCACAGACCAAAAATTACATTTACCTTCATGGATTGCCAACAGAAAACCAAATGTGATCAAAGTTTGTAGCATCAACACAGATAACTTTGTACTAGATGCACAGATAAGGTTTCTCACCGCCATTGTGTACCATGTAATCCTCATGTATCAGAGGCATATCCAGTCGTATTCGTTTGAGGCATGTCTAAGAGAGACAAACGACATCAGACATAAAATATGTGGTCATAATACAAAAAGAATGTACGTCTCAAAGGCCTGACCTGATGACGTAACGTAATGTAAACACCTGAAGGCAATAATCACATGTCAAATGAAATGGACTGCAGGTTTAGAGCTGAACTTGTTCCAGCACTCACCTGCACCTCTTTTTTGGAACCTAGAACCTCCACCTTATCGATGAAGTCCTCAAACTGTAGTTTGGGGTAGAGTCTATGGGCCCAgttctccattttctgcaggaGGACCTTAAGATCCTCAGCCTAAGGCAGAGTAGGGCAGACATTCATCACCCGTAATATTGAACACATATTTAGCACATAATGCATGACATAATGGCACAGAACAAGCACCTCATGCCCTTTGCCTTTGAATTTGGCATCATCAAATAATGTACGTAAGGCTGGAAGTCCTCTTTCAGACAGCAGTCTGTAACAGAATGACAAAACCTGTGAGAACTTGTCACAGCAGGCATAGTTTATGCGGTACATAAAGCAACTGTTACTACCTCTGAGAGTCCAGTTTAGGCTGGGGTCTCCTGACTGTTCGCCTTTTAGCAACTGGGACATCTGGTAACTTTGAAACATCTCCCTCTTCTTCACCTAAATATGAAAGTAAACATAGTACACACTGTAAAGGATGCACAGCAAATTACAATTCAGCACTGATGGTTTAGCATGGTGGGTGAAAAGCGGTAAATCATCGAGAGCTCTGGTGATGCCCTCACCATCAGCAAAGGTGTCCCCCTGTAGGTCACCACCCCCGGGGGAGAGCGGGggtggaagaggggggaaggttTCATCCTCCGTGTTCTCATAGTCAGGGATGTCACGCTGCCTGTTTCCTAACGCACCAAACATGGCACACAGatcttggagagagagagggagagagtgagagggagagtgtgtgtgtgagtgagtgtgtggaaaTGTTTAAACTTTATCTTACAGTGAATCCCTATGAACACTTGGGTAAAAAACACCAGGAACGATTCATCATCTATGCAGCTGCCATTTTAGTCTTCATGCCAGGTGACGTATGAACGACTCAAACTTGTTCAGTCGAtgtggctagctagctagttaactaccTGTCGAAATGTTTGTCTTTGGTTTAATGTTTTAAACAGCACTGAAATGGTTAGTTAGTTGTAAAAACACTGAGAGTAAATGCTCAATATTTCCTCGCCCTTGCTTTAGCTGTCTAACTACTAAGAGTTCAATGTGCTAACTCACCTAGCCAACTATCCTACACTGGGTTTTATACGCGCTAATGTTATTTAGACAGCTAGTCGAATGGGAGTAACCGCCAGAAACTTTTAAACTTACGAATTACTATAGCTAGTCCTAATTTTAAAAGTTTTATAGTTTCAGTCATGCAAAGGGTAAAATGAAAGTTAGATAACGTACCTTGGACGGAGACGCTACCGCTGTAAGTCGATTTCTGTTTCTACCGGGTTTTTTTCTCTGAGCCAATCAAAATGCAGGAAAACATTCTTCTATGTGGCACGTTGTGTTTCCGGTGACGATGGCGCCACCTAGCAAATCCACTAAACACTACACAGTATTTCTTTTTTCTACAGGTCGCTTTCTATAAAATGCAGCTTCCTGCTGTTTCATGCAGTGTGCAGATTTTACACGTTTATATTCACAGATATACTCTCAAAGTGTAGAATATTTGGTcatatttttattgttattgagaactttattgacttttaatacaTTGAAATGTCATTTAATATAGTATGTTCAAAAGCCACTGAGCTTGATGtacaaatacatatatatatatatatatatatatatatatatatatatatatatatatatatatatatatatatatattagttatTAAAGCAGGGTATGTTTTCTTTCCACAATCTTTTGCATATCTCAAATCCACCACTTTTCAACACATATCATACGAAACCTCACTGTACTGGGCAAAACCAGAGGTGTTCGTACAGGAATGGTTTAGGTAGGACATTTTGCAGTGATACATCAACATAACTTATTCACATGTGGCCTCCTTTGCTTTTTTTTGTCACACGTTCCATAACCATACATATCACGTTCCATAACCAAACATATCTTGTGCAGAAGTCTCAGAAGGCTGAATCCTGCCGTCACATATCCCTCTATAGTGATGAGGAGACTGGCAGAAGAGCAGACGAGATCTAGGGTCGACCTTTCAGCAGAAACATGATGAAAACGGCACTGAGCAGAATGCAGAGGGTGCAGACGGTGGGGACCACGATCTCCGTCACCATCTCCATGTGGCTAGTCAGCGGATCTGAGAAACAACAGCAGTATATGATGTAGCAGCTACTGGAAAAAGCAGCCTGACATGAAGATGCACGTTCGGTTAAAAGACGAAAGATGAACAGCACTGGCACAACCACAGTGGAACCTTTTTAAGGAGAATTTGACACAAGCGACTCTTTAAAATGCTGGAATGCAATAGCAATCCCTAGTACCTAAACTTCATCATGTGCTGGCCAAACCTTTAGCATTTCTGCATgctctttattttcttttcttctagCTGGAGGGGCAATCAAAATAAATTCCCTGTTAGAGATGTTAGCAATTGCTTCTTATTTTACTACACCCCCAGTTCTTCTTAATTTAATAAGGCTAACAATGCAATCAGGGTTTACAAGATTTCCCCTCACATGTTCATTGCCACATTTTGTCAATTTTCACCCCAATTTAAATTTGTCCttcgcatttacccatctgtgcagtcagaacacacacacacacacacacacacacacacacacactagtgattactaggggactGTGGTGCAAATGTGCAGAGCACCCAGAACTCTCACTGGCAGGTGATTTTTGTACATGACCTACAATGCTTACAGCTAAGCTGCACTCTAAAGTTGCCAATATTCTCCATTAAGAAAATGTCTCTTGTTCTCCCTGTCTAGATTATTGCTGTCTTTAAGAAAAGTGGAATTTGCCATGCTGCTACTGACCTGCTGCTAGAAGCTGATTACTGGAGATACATGTCTCTGTCGCCTTCCGTTTCCAGCTCTCAACCTGTGGGGTATATTCaacacatatcacacacacacacacacacacacacacacacacacacacacacacacacacacacacacacaatgaaaccTTATAGGAAGCAAATGAAACACATGCCAAACGCAGAAGTTTGATAAAGGTGTCTGAACAAATTAGCACACTGCTTGGACGGTTCTGGCAAATGTGACCAGATATACTGTAATGTAGCTCCAGCTATCATTTCACGCCTGGTTTGAGCACTATGTCAATATCCATTGCCTTACCTCTCTCTGACTGGGGAAGCCATTAGAGCTGATGATGCGTTTGTAATACTGCACTGAGGCTTTTGGGTAACGAGGCTTGCTTTTGCTTCTGAAGTCCACATAGTACAGGCCAAATCTTTCAGAGTAGCCCTCATCCCATTCGAAATTGTCAAGCAGGGACCAAACTGTGTAGCCTTTCACGTTCACCCCATCATTAATTGCTGATGATATAAGAATACCAAAAATCCATCTTAACCTTTACTTGAATCAGTGAGGATGTTGAAGATATATAGTGAAGATATTAACACTGTTCTATTTGAGCATCCTTGTTTTGATGCTTGTCACTGACCTTTAAGCATTTCGTTAATATAATCCCGTAAGTACTGCATTCTCCATTCATCACACAGATCTGTGCACATCATCTTCTCTGAGACACCattttcagtcacatatatcATAGGGTTTCCATACTGGGTCTGAGTGGagaaaaaatatacattttgaagGGGGACTGTCTGCTCAACTCAGATCTCCAGTGGTATGGGAGCCCAAACCCTATCAAAGCTATGTGATCTGGGTCAATACACATCAACCACAGTAGAGGGGGCCGACTCCATCACGCCACGGTACCTTCACAAAGTTGAGCAGGCGTCGGAAGCCCCAGGGTACAGAGTAGAGCCATTCGGAACCAGGATTGGGCCATCGCGGGTCCACTAGTTCTGCCAGGTCGCGGTCTGCGAAGTAGCCGGCACCGCGGTTCGAGGGGTAGTTCTTTTGTGTGATGTAACGCGTGGTGAAGTGTCCTATGCCCAGGAAGTCACAGGTGCCTTTGATGTAGCTCATCTCATGTGGGTGGAAAGACGGCAGGCGGGAGGCACCCAGACCCTGCTGAGCACTCTTCCTGGCTGGAGAAACAAAAACCAAGATTGAAAGTCAGATCTCCTGAACAAACTTAGGAAGTCCGTGTCCAGAGCACATCAGCACGATTTAACAGCATGTCATGCAGATATAGAATATTTTCAGGGAGTTCTAGGTCTGTTCCTTGCATTTGCTCTGTGTTTAATGAAAGCATGTGTTTGATCTCCTCCTTTGATGTTAATTTCCTTCAGATCCTGTTACTTGCCCACATAGTCTTTCATCACTTGAGGATAATCTCCGTTGAAGAGCGGTGTGGCAAACCAGCCCAGGTAGAACTGCACGTATCTGTCTGCTGCTTCAAGATCCCCCTCATTCATGATGTCCACAGGCTCTCCCCAGTCAGCAGACAGAGAAATTCCCACCATGCCTGCAATTGGACAGACTCCATCTGTATTAATTTATTGAGTCCTATAATCCATACTGTTTAAAAATGCTGTTATCAATTTAAGAACACTTCAGTTGAACTGCGTTTACATCCTGATAGATAATGCTAAAATGTATCTGTGGGAAGTATAATTTGACTGTCCTGGGTTCTGTAGACAGCAGCTAAAAATTTCAGCATGTTCCAGCTTCATTAACCAATCAAAAACTGATTTTTTTCCAAGACGTGCTCCGCCCAGCTTGTCAATCATTTTGTGTATGCATTCATAGCATAGTAGGGTAGGCCAAGCACTTTGTGTGCGTGCTTATGAAGAGAGGGACTCTGGAGAAAACCTTGGGTGGAGGACATGGGGCTGGATGGATGAAGGGGACTCTTACAGTGATGCAGACATCTAGGCAATACTTGTgacagcagctacagcagctTTAATAATAGAGCAGTGACAAACGATTATTACCTTTCTGCTTGTTTCGCCACTTGGTGTCATAAGTGTGCCACACTGTAGCATGTGCCTGCAAGTTTGAAAGGTGGAGCAGGCTTAAGCTAATTTAGCTTTAGCATATAGTATCATCCATTATCACAGTAACATGTTTAACATCCTTCCAGTGTATGACTGCCTTCCTCCTTACAGGAAGGACACGCCTTGTTTACCTTAATGATATTGTGGGCAGCCTTGTAGGCACCAGTGCCCTTCAGTCTCAGTCCAGGAGCGTGCTCACCGGTCTCATAGCCTTCGACGGCCATCGACTGCAAAGACAAAGGGCATCTATCACACGGGTGTGTTAACAAGGGTGGCGCCATCAAGTGGGTCTGTGTCGTAGAGGTACATTTCTTAAAGGGCTACAGTCCCACACGGATGATGTTCATGGTTCTTACCCATGGATTGTTGAAAGTGATCCAGTATTTCACACGATTCCCAAATCTCTCAAAGCACAGGCTGGCGTAGTCATTAAAGAAATTACCCATACTGCTGTTCTGCCATCCGCCATATTTCTCCTCGAGAGCCTGGAAACGTAAAATTATTCCAGATTCCCTGAATCACTGTGAAAGTGGTTGGAAATCAGAGCTCTGAGTGAAAATATCTCTGTCGCATTATTAACTTGGATAAACCACCATCGTGTCTATTTCATTAAATGCAAACAACGTGCTTACAGAGCTGCCTGAAATAGGTACCTGAGGCAAGTCCCAATGATACAGGGTGACAACAGGAGTGATGTGATTCTCCATGAGCATGTTGATAAGATTGTCGTAGTGCTGTATTCCCTTCTCATTGACTTGGTcagctaacaaacaaacaaagtagTCAGAAAACGTCTTGATTAAGCAAAGGATTAACAGGATttcaaggttagggttaggggtttttCACTCACACTTCATTCCACTAGGTAGGATCCTTGGCCAGGAAATTGAAAAGCGGTAGTGATTCAGTTTCATATCTTTCATTAGTGACATGTCCTCCTGTGAGAAATGAAATAGAAAAGGTGAAACCTTTATATAGTACAAGAGACACGTGGCTTATGTATCTGTGACTGCATCAGTCCCCAGATAATTTCAGATAATGTAAATCATTGGATGTCACCTTTATTTTGTAGTAGCCCTCACAGGAGGAGTCTCCCGTGGCATTCTGGGAGATTCTGTCTTTCTTATGACAGAAGGTGTCCCAGATACTCATCCCTTTGCCCTCTTTATCCCAGGCCCCCTCTGTCTGATATGCTGAGCTGCCAGCACCCCATGAGAATCCTAAATGTgtgtaacaaacacacacacacacacacacacgcgcacacacacacacaaatactttcTGTGACTTATTGCGGATATGTTATgaattgcagaattacaatcTATGTAGACTTTGTCTTAATCAGAACAACTGCTTGCGTTTTCTATATGTATTATCACCttgtaaatgacaaaataacTCAACATCCAATGACAAACTGAATCTGTGTTTGGATCATGTTTGgactgtaaagtgttaccagtGGGAAAGGTGCCATAGTGGAAAGATCCGATTACATTCTTGGTCCAGTCAAAGTCCTCagtagcagacacacacagtgtcaaCACAACAGCTTGGCACAACCTCAACAGCCTGTGCAGTGCCATCCTGTTCTTCTCATAGGGAGCATTCGCCAGACACACAGGTAAATCACCTGTGTAAAACACCCTCACCAAGAACACCAGCAGACACAAATTAGTCTGTATCGACATCTGTACAGGTTAAACATCTCACCAGTTATATTTGCTTTATTCAGTAGTTAATCCTATTAATGTAAATTACTTGTAATATGCACACTTCTGAAGTAATACAATAATAGCTGTTGATATTTAATCTGTCAGAGGTATTTATGTACAATGTGATATGGATTATATTTATGTTATTATGGATTATGTCTTTTTCATATCTGTAGGCATTCCTACGCATTAAAATATCATATACAATAGGATAGCCCCAAAAACCTTAAACTGGAATCTTAAGTAAATGTTATAGTAAATATGAGATTTTTAACTTATTTTTGTAACTTTCTCGTCATTTGAAATGGTGAACTTTCAAACCATGTAAACATGCAAAAGGCATCTCATACCAACATGCCACCACTGGCTCGATCAGTCGTACATGTCAGACAAGAACGCACTTTCCgttagacagaaagagagagctcTCGTCTCTGCCGGCCGTGTGACACACTGACACAGAGTGCCATCAGACACACAGGGGACATCAGTGTATCCAGTACAGCCAGTACCAAAGAAGAAAACAATGTCTTTAAAAAATGGAACGCTATCAGAAAGGAAATGTGGAAGACTGTGAAGGTGCCTGCTTGTCTGTCCGCTGTGCTGGCCAGGgccacaccaaaacacacacacacacacacacacagccgtacCTGCTCCGTGGGCTGCGTTTATCCCGGGTGGTCCCTGCTCCAAACTGTCAGAAGGTTACCCAGGCTCCCGGACTTAATTCATCCTCATAATGATCCACAGAGGCACCGGCCGGCAAATTGCAAAACCAGCAATGAAAAATCCGGCAAGTCTGGCGGTGTTTTGGGATGCCTGGCGTGACCCGGGTGGAGGAACAAACGGACCCCCATTCAGGGTCAGTGATGCGAGGGGTGAAGGTGCTGCCACAGACAGGTTCCATAGAACAGCTGAGGACTGAGTCAGCAGGCAGCTGTGAGGCACAGCAGACAGCCATATGGGTATGTCACGGGGCAAAGGTCAAAAATGcatccacaaaaaaaaaaaaaaaaacttgcacTACAGTTATGAAACACCAAGTGGATGATACACTATATGCTATGATGTTTGTGatatatattacatttaaaGCTCAAAATAAAGAGTTGCAAGTGATGGTTCACGGGAATTAGCTTCAAGTCTGTTGCTATATAAATACCTGTGATGATAAAGTGTCAATCACTTTCCTGTGTTTTGACCGTGTCTGACTTCATTGCAGTAGCCCAAATCACGGTCATGAAATCCCCTGAAATAACCAGTCTAATGTTTCAGGGGTGTCTGATCTGCCCCACGTGAGTACCGTGGATTAAGGTTTGAATAGGTAGAAGCATTGTTATAGAACTGCAGGGTAAATAAATGCAGAATTGATGAGAAAATGTATTTGCACCGCTCTCCAAGTTTGTTATCATAAGGGTTATCATAACACGCACCAATGCCTGTTAACACTAGGATATATTCTTATATAAGCAGCaccttgtgcatgtgtgtgaatttgCTTCTGGTGGTTACTGGGTTTTGACAAAACCACAGTTAGCTGTATACTGTGTTTAGCATATGAATACAGAGAGGCAAAGAGCCCAAAATCAAATGAACATTCTGGTAACTCTTTATTGTCTTAACCTGCTGTATTTAAGGGGCAGTTTAGTGCCCACCACGAGCTGAAATGAACATCTTTACTAAGCTCTCAGGACTTGTGCAGCAAGCCAGGTTTGTTTACAGTGAGCGAGAGCTTCACCAAATTGTTTCAGGCTGAggtttgaccaatcactgaagAGATCTATACCCTCACAATATCACCTCCAAAAATGCTTCCAAGTGTCTTAAACACCTACATGTCTGCATGATTCATGTGATGTGGATTTGCAAAAGGAATTAATTTTACATGCGTCCTCCAATAGACAGATCTCCATCGCAGATGAAATCAACAGACTCTTTTGGTTTGACTCTTTTGGTTTCATAAACTAGTTGTTCACAAATGTCTGATGTTACATAGTCTTCAGCAGAATGTAATCTATTAACCACTGCACACTTGTGTCAACATTTTCTACTCAATTGTAACGTGTTTTTACAGATACTGCCTTTTTGCTAATCTGTTGTTAGACAGAACATTTGGCACCCAGTATGTgatcctgtgtgaatgtgatcCTGATTAAAACTGTTCCCTGCCTGTTGTTGCACATAAATGTGTCTGGCAGGAATTTGTGACCCTCTCTTATGTGTTCCACAGCAAGCTGGGTTCTGTACTCCAACGTGCCTTTTACGGGTCCAATGGAAGGGTGAGTGATTTCTCTGTATTTGCATACACACGCAATGCTGTGaatcttgtgtttttcctgtgtAAAACTGTCACCAAAAAAAAGCTGTTCCTTCTTATTGCTttgaattatttttttcttaattATTACAATACAAACATGTATTTAAAGTGTGTTCTAGGTCAGAAAAGGTGTGGTCTGTGTAGCCTCAGAAAACTCCGTGTTTGCAGTTTCTTATTGAAAGGATGTTTAGAATAAATGTTGAATAAAAAAACCTAAAACTGCAAACTTAAAAAATGTATATGCTCTGGATCAGGTGACCCTTTTCGAGCAGAGGAATTTTGCTGGCCGTCGACTCGACTTGACCTCAGATTGCCAGAATGTCACTGACAAGAACTTCCCTGAGAGATGCAACTCTGTACAGGTGGAGAATGGCGCGTGAGTGCACAGCTCAGTCCACTGCAGCCTCACACCCACCAACAAAATAATCACTCATTCCCAGGCGAAGATGTACCAACAGCTGCTGTCCATTCAGTACcaatctaaccctaaccttaatcctaaccctaaccctaaacttaaccctaaattttaccctaaccttaaccccaaccccaactctaaccttaatcttaaccctaaccctaaacttaaccccctaaccctaacgTGTCTAATGTTTAGAGTTACTGATGCTGATGCTCGTGTTCAGATTCTCACGCCTTCTTCACAGGAGTGTTCCAAGCCGTTGATTCACAGCTTTAACTTGTGGGTCTGAACTATTTCCTGTGAGCAGCTGGGTGGGTTATGAAGACGAGCGCTTCCAGGGGCGTCAGTATTTGTGGGACGTGTCAGACAGAGGGGAATATAACTGCTTGGATAGGTGGTGCGCCCAGAGTGACCGCATCTGCTCTGTACGTGCGGTGAA containing:
- the crybgx gene encoding crystallin beta gamma X, which produces MSLSPSVSSSQPVGKLGSVLQRAFYGSNGRVTLFEQRNFAGRRLDLTSDCQNVTDKNFPERCNSVQVENGAWVGYEDERFQGRQYLWDVSDRGEYNCLDRWCAQSDRICSVRAVKEDTSPPRACLFERPGFSGRRTELHDDVPNLMDRYSLNRASSIRVLGGVWVVYQEPNYRGAHYVLEKKDYNSYSDWGALNSTVGSMRRVRFS
- the lctla gene encoding lactase-like a, which produces MALHRLLRLCQAVVLTLCVSATEDFDWTKNVIGSFHYGTFPTGFSWGAGSSAYQTEGAWDKEGKGMSIWDTFCHKKDRISQNATGDSSCEGYYKIKEDMSLMKDMKLNHYRFSISWPRILPSGMKSDQVNEKGIQHYDNLINMLMENHITPVVTLYHWDLPQALEEKYGGWQNSSMGNFFNDYASLCFERFGNRVKYWITFNNPWSMAVEGYETGEHAPGLRLKGTGAYKAAHNIIKAHATVWHTYDTKWRNKQKGMVGISLSADWGEPVDIMNEGDLEAADRYVQFYLGWFATPLFNGDYPQVMKDYVARKSAQQGLGASRLPSFHPHEMSYIKGTCDFLGIGHFTTRYITQKNYPSNRGAGYFADRDLAELVDPRWPNPGSEWLYSVPWGFRRLLNFVKTQYGNPMIYVTENGVSEKMMCTDLCDEWRMQYLRDYINEMLKAINDGVNVKGYTVWSLLDNFEWDEGYSERFGLYYVDFRSKSKPRYPKASVQYYKRIISSNGFPSQREVESWKRKATETCISSNQLLAADPLTSHMEMVTEIVVPTVCTLCILLSAVFIMFLLKGRP
- the tipin gene encoding TIMELESS-interacting protein; the encoded protein is MFGALGNRQRDIPDYENTEDETFPPLPPPLSPGGGDLQGDTFADGEEEGDVSKLPDVPVAKRRTVRRPQPKLDSQRLLSERGLPALRTLFDDAKFKGKGHEAEDLKVLLQKMENWAHRLYPKLQFEDFIDKVEVLGSKKEVQTCLKRIRLDMPLIHEDYMVHNGVEAEGSLQEDTDPFGDAGFPEDPFIHSTPAPAPAPALAPVSLTEEQQRRIELNKQLALERRLARQKQQESSQNVCLDEPAASYPGLHSSQDNQEVLDQNAGKDDIPLKQKASVPENSPLLDDECDRTAPELTGSQGEHAD